In the genome of Arachis stenosperma cultivar V10309 chromosome 6, arast.V10309.gnm1.PFL2, whole genome shotgun sequence, the window GAAAACCTAAAGCCCATAAAATGTCAACACAAACTTCTATTGTGGATGGAAGTGTGTTCAGAGCCATACTCTGTTATACGAGCATCTACAATTCATATTATTCAGGACACAACTAAAGCTCAAATCTGAGGGAAGACAATATAGACAGAGTGTTGCAATAAATTTCATAGATGACAAAAAACTTGACAGCAATTTTAACCTGCAACATTGGTGGCCTCAATGATATTCTTTCTTCTGTAGTAGCTTGGGGACCATCTACTGTAATTAGTGCTAACTCTCCATGCTCAGCTACTGCTCTTGCCTGTGCTTCTTTCATTTTCTGCTCTTCCTTCATCTTCTTTGTTTCAATGTCAATTTGTGCAACCCCAGCATCTACAAAGACAACTCTGAAAATCAAAACATACAAGTGGTAAATAATTTTGGCTGGAGGAGTGCCTAATCAGTTCAAATTTGATGACATTGGTTTCTATAATATCTTCATCTCATTAGTTATTACGAAAAATATGAATAACACATTAAAGTATTGCAAATGCACTAACTTTGTGCAATACAGAGACAAATACATAGATGATTGGCACAAAGAAAGATAGGATTTTCTTTTGGAGGCTTTTGAATAAAATTGTAGAGAATGCGCAAAACTTACTCTATAGTAGTTGGTGTAGCCACAAACAATTGCCTGCGGTGCCAAACGCCACCAGTAGCATATGGGATTGCAACATCTCCCAGGTATCTATATTGAGGGCGCAAACAAGAGATGACTATGTATTGCTGATATGCAAATGCACAGTATTCAACAGTTTGGTCCCAAGCAGTCCATTCTGGCTGGGGAAGTAAACCGCCCACAGGCTGGAATGTCTCCCAACTGAATCAAAAACAAAATTGCATGCAAAACTAAATCCAAGGAATATCTGAAGATTTTGGCCACATAAACAAATTGTAGATTAATGCTACACTAGTGTACAACTAGGTTAAACCTGTATAGCTGGAAGTTTTGAGGTGCTGCCTCAGCTGGAGATCTGTATGAAGAAAATCCATCATCATAAGTAGAAAATGAAGAAACACCACTACTTCCATAACCAGATAAAGGCATAGACTGGATTGTTGAAATAGCTGTGGCAGCAATAGGACTGACTCTCCTAGATGACCGATAGGCAACTCCAAGCAGTGCCCCTCCATGCAAACCAATCACCTGAAGAAATTCGTGGGATAGAAAAACACGTTACTGCCCAAATGATTGTTAATAAGACGATAAGGGCATACCATCTTTATAGTTTATTAATATACACAATCTGCCAGAGTAAGCATGGTCATATGTCATATCTAGAAAGTATCagaacccccccccccccctttttttctcccttttccaGTTGCTTTGTACGTAAGTAAAGGAATTTTGCAATTAAtgcaaaatgaaaataaatgcAAGTTGAGATGAATGCTATATCATTGAACTTAACTTTAAAAACATTTATAAGTTAATATTCATGAAGGCAGCAGCACAGCCACCGGGAACACGATAATCAGCCAAGGCTAGATTATTACAAGAAAAGTCTTTACAAGGGTAGTTTTAGGACAAAACAAGGACCTACCGGTTCACTGCGTGTACCAACAGATCTCATTAGTATATTTGATGTTCCATCATCTAATAAGATGCGGACTTGAACAGAAGCTGAGGAAGCTGCTGCGGCAGCAGCAGCTGCTGCTTGTGCTGCAGCTGCCTCTCTTGCTCTTTTTGATGAAGTACCCTTGGGAAGAACAGGAAGTCTTGGGGGAATTGCTGATTCCAATATAGCAAATCTGTCACGGCATGTATCCCAAGCAAGAAGCCTTGCAGTTCCAGAGTCAACAATTGACCAATCACTAGCCATGTATACAGAGAAGTAAGGAATATCTGGCCAAACAATTGCAACATACCTGCAAATATTTGTGCATTCAGAAAACAACCACAGTACTGATATTTAACAAACAAAATGCTTTTGCTTAACCATATTAAGATAAAAAGCATATAAACTACAAaacattataaataaattttgaatcaCAATAGTAACAGTTTTATGTGTTGTATATTCTATAAAGAAAAACGAAACCATCTGTTACATTTAAGAATTAAAAACATTAGTTAATTTGATTGAATTAtggaaataaattaaaagtaagaaagaaCTTACTTCCCTGAACTGCTCACAGAAAGCAGAGAGTATGAATCATGTGGAACAGGTGTACTAATGTGCTTCTTCCCCTGCTTGACAGGCAATGGTTCAAAAAAATCTCCCTTTGATCTTCCAGTTTCTGACAAGGAGCTATTATTTCCAAGAGATGGATTTGCTGAGTTGTTTAACTGGAAATTTAATAGCTTTAGTTCCCTTTCAACTACAAATACAGCAGAATGTTCTCTGCTGTCTGATGGGGTTGGTAGCGGAGCTACAGGTGGAAGAGATCTAGGGTCAAACTCGCAGATAATAACACCAATATTGGTTCCAGTAGCAACAAGATGTGGCTGCAAGGTGTGTGCAACCATACAATACACCTGCACCAAAAATCAGCAGCTAAATTCAGTTTGAACAAACCCAGTAACAGGTGTACAGTCAACAAAAAGAGGGCAAGGAGTAATATGAACTTGAAGTTCAGCTTCTCCTACAGTAAAGAATTAATTGCCCAGGGCATTTGACATACATTTTCTACAATATACAGAAACTATGATAGGACTAAATTGATGCTTTCCACATATTCTCTATGCTCAATCTTGATCTATCCTCAAATTATACATTTGACAGAGTATTTAGTTGCTTTGAATTATATTATCACTCTTATTTTTTTCTAGCTTCAATAATAAGTTATGAGAACAACAAACATGCTCTTTTTTACTGTAGCATACATACTTAACTAAATCAGATAATTACAATGTACAGTATATGTGCCAGTTAACCACATACCCTCAGTTTCTTATTAGGAGCAAGAACTTGTGGAGGAATAACTGTTGACAATTCGCACAATGGCCTTGTGAGAGCAGAATAAGTGGGATGTTCAATTGCCCTAACAAAAGCATTTATATAAAGAAATgttcaattttataattaataaatctCGTCACTAGACTATCAAGTAACGAACAAGAAACACAAAGGCACCAAAGAAAGGAAATGGCATACCATATGTGAGAATCTTTAGCACAGGTTAGAATATCAAGGTTTGGAGCTCGGGGATGACACCATGAAGCCACGCTGTGGCAAGCCAACTTTGGGACTGGCTTTATGCGCCGCAGCTCCTACAAATTAAAAGCAGGCAACAAtagcaaaatttaaataaatgaCAAATCTTTATGACTAGGAGAATTTTCAGAGTTAAATATCACTATCATACCTTAAAGGAGACTGTGTCCCATATAGCTAATGTCTTATCCGCACCAATTGTAATTAGCTGAGGAGCACCTCCCATCACCCTAGACAGCTCAACAGCAACAACCCCACCATCATGTGCCTACATGCAACACATGGTATCAAACAAACTGAATGTGAATAAAATTTGTTCAAGTCTTACATAAAAGAAGAATAGGGTAGAACTGAAAAATAAGGGTAGGAACTTAAGAAGAAAAGAATCCAAATATATCTTCATTTACTTCAATTTAATTATACAATTTTCCATATGCCAAAGCTtcataattttcttttgttttatgaAAAATATGTCATGCATTTCATATTAAACTCAACCAAACATCAGTGCACTATCTTAATCATAGAGGAAACAGCAACTTTAATTGAGCTATAAATAATGATGGCTTATTTCTTTGTAGCCATGATTGCAACAAGTATTTATCTTCACCGGTTATGAGACAAACTGACATAGTAGAGGTAACTAGAGGGGAAAATGATACTTTTAAGCTCAGCTTGGGCACAAGTTCCCGTGAATCTGGCCCTTGGTCAGCACTCCAAATTATGAGCAATCCATCACTGGCTCCTGAGACCAAAAGAGCCTGGGAGAaaacaggaaaaaaaaaaccttcACACCAGAGTACAAAaacaacacttccaaacacaaAAGCAATACGAAGAGACAATAAACCAtcttagttgcattcaataagaTTAACTAGCAAATGAAATTTCTCAATAATAAGTTCTTCATGGGACATCAAGATTTACCTCACCAGAAGCAGCCATGAAGGACATTAAGCAAGAGATTGATCCTTTATGACCACCAGTGTACCTTCGCACAAGCTACAAGGAATAGAAGTATCAATAACAAGCTAATAGCTATAACTAATAGAATAATTTAGGTACCCACCTTCCATGTGATCATTGAGAGAACTCTAATGACACCATCAGATGCACCAAAAGCAACAAGAGGACCATCACCAACACCAGATCTATAAAGGAACTCCATGCTGCAACAGATAGAATTGGGGAACTAAAGGAACTCATACGGTGTACATGAAGATAGCAAAAGAGATGTAAAATATGACAAATGATAAATTAAAAGGTTTACATATAACGTGTTATGTCAGATTTCCATCAAgaattaatacaaataaaaagCTGAATCTTGGTAcgcttaaatgaaaaaaaaaaaaaaaaaggaagatgAATGTTCACACTAGGATAGTAGTTTTTAAGAAATATTAAGAGAGAAAATAAATGAATTTGGCAATTTATACATGGAAATGACCACTTGTCCACCTATCAAATATGAAATGTATGACTCTTGATACTTGTGCCTGCATGTTCTGTGAAACATATATTTTGCAGAAATGAAGGCAAGAAGCCCACAACAGTACGGATCacaaaaatttgatttacaaGTTAATTATTGTCATGAAAACACTCCTCCCAAAAACTTAAAAAACCACTCCTCCCAAAAGCTTAAGCTGATAGTAGGAGGTACAtaaatggttatatctctaacatGCACCCTCAAGCAAGAATCTCTTTATGGGTTTGCGTGAATTTTTGCATAGgccttctttctctttttatttgccTTATTTTGAACTTTCTTTCCTTCTGGGGGGGATAACAATGATCGAAAGCATTTAGTCATAAAAGTATTGATACTATGTCATGAAACCACTTTTTCTAAAAGCTTAAGTTGATAGGATGAGAGACATGAATGGTATATCTCTaacaattattttactaaataaaaTTACCATAATCTTTGAAATAAGCAGTTATACAATGTTTGTCAGATGACTTCACTAGAATGCAACTATTCTCATTGTTTTATACAGAGTCATACAGCTTTTACTTGATTccaaacaaacaaaataaatattttttacaacTAATAGAGAACAAAGTATTGCTTGAGTTGGAGTATGTCAGATTATGTCAATGAATACTTCATTAAAGGAAGGAGAAAAAAGCTGGTAAAAAGTAATAGCAACTATCAGATAATCAAAATGTCCTTGCCTTAATAGATTATTAAAAGCAATTTTGACATCAATGGCTGAGGATCTGCTGAACAACGAATAATGCAATAAAAATTTACCAGAGAAGTGACTTGTTATCAAGCTCTTGCTTTGGTACATCACGACCACGCATTGTCACCAAGTCCAAAAAAATAGCTTTGTTTAAACAACATATGACAAGAAAATGCCTTCCTTTTGTAGTTGGGGCAGGAGAACTTAAAGCTGAACTGAGATGATGGACAGCTGTAGGCGCCTCTGCAGCTGCCGATCGATTATGCCAAAGTTGCCAAAAGCGTACATCGTCATCATAAAAATTCACCTGCTTAACACTTTAAGGTAGATAGAGAgtcatgaaaaaaaatgaacataaaagaaaggaaaatgaAATATAATGTTAAAGAATAGGCATATTACCTTCCTCCTCGAATGGCTTCTGTAGGTTTCCCTTTAGACTCTACCAAATCCCCagggaaaaaaaaaggaggaaaaTGAAATTCTGTTAATAAATCAGTACAAAAATATTCATTGCCTACAATAATGCTTCAGAAGGAATTTATCATGCTGTTTTAGTAATCCTATAAAGAAGAATCACTCGTTAGCAGTTACAGTATCCAAGATTCATTAAACTAATAACATGGAGTAATTCAACGATGCAATTTAAGTACATCATAACTTGTTTGAACTAAATGACATTCATGGAAATTCAAGCAATTCTTGCTGCCAGAGCATAGAATGGTGTAGCAGAGCTTGCATTCTAAGAGAACTTTCCTGAACAGGAGCAATATTGTGACAGATGACAATAAACTATTATTACATTTAGGCTCCCAAAGGACATGAACCTGACTGAAGACTTTTCTCTTCTAAATACAAAGCAATTTGGCAACCACCAATTGTTAGTTAATTGCTCAATATTCATAATACAATTCCATACAAGATTCCCAAACTCAACAAAATTCCGCCCAGAAACGCTTCATAAAACCAGCAACGTACTAAACTTTACCAATGAGGAGATTCATGCTCTCATATCCATCCAATTAAAGCAAAATGCAGCAGTTCAATAACAGAACAACAATGATTAATGCTATCTACTATTTCATAAGCATTTTCACAGCTAAAATTTTGGCAGCAAGTGTGGAACCTGTCTCTCCCTCTGCAAGCTTCTCCAATTTCGCGCCGACCAAACGTCGCTCGTCCACTCCACCAGCTTTCAGCTCATATATCACCTGAACAACGCTTCCACATCAAAATCTGATAACAGATTTCACTGGCAACGAACGGAGCAaaaggaaagagagaaaaaCTGTACCTGACGGTGTTCCCAATTCCAAACGGAGACTCGATCTGAATCATCGGCGGTTACCATCCATGGATGCGTCGGATGCAACTGGATCTTAACGATTTTGTCAGTGGAAGGCCGGAAGGCTTTCAGCCGCAGCATCTTCTCCTCTTCTGGTAGCTAGAACAGTggaaataacaaagagaaacaAATTCACAGAAAGTAGCGAAGATTGGAGAAGCGCTTCAGATTTAGCTTAAATCTCTGGAGAGCTCAGATTCCATGTGAATTTTCTTTTTGACGAATGTGCGTTCACTGAACGCACGTCAACGACATCGAGCTACAAAAACTTCTTCCTCGCTAACAACCATGCAcctttcctcttccttttcctttcttgttttctgAGTAACCAAACAGGAATAAGCAGCACGTTTGTAGCGAGGCGGGTTCAGATTTGAAAGATGGTTGATGCTATGCGCGGATTTATGAGCGGTCTAGCGTTGGAGGCTCCAATAAATGGAATTGTCTTGGTGCTTCTGCAATTGTGCAAAACGGAGATCTCTGACGACTTTGCTCTGATGTGCTATCCAACATTTCCTTCCCGttcttttttaagtttttttctTTCTCAGTTTCTATGTCCTTCATTTTTTTGCTAAACTATATTTTTTTACcttaaaatttaacaattttaaaaatataactaaattttattttactttaattttatttttaaatttgtttttgtattaaatatatttttaaaagtaaaattttaaaaaaattaaaattaatctaataataatatacaataattatatttgatttacttatattaaaaattatttttataaaattattgttaaattaattttaaattttttaaaaaattaacctTCAAATGTATTTGATTTCAATCAAAAACttctaaaacaaaatttaaacaaaataaaacttaaaaatatttttaaaattttaagaataaaaaatatattttatattatatgtataagacaaaattcaaaccaaattattattattttgtctCAGTGTTAGTGAATTGCTAACTTGCTATATGTATACGACAGAATTTAAATTCATATACTCGTTTAAGAATTGATCACTcgactaatttaaattaattttttttattattattttgtccCACAGTTTCTTCTAGTCTGGTAAGGTCAAAGACTCATTTGCAGTAAATCTAAACTCTAtcgaaaaaatttttaattgacCAATGAGTTATTTGTATGTATAAAGTAAGATTCGAATCTCTAATACATACTTAAATAGACTGAGTCGACTAATCTaaattggttttttttttttaaatctattGGAGTTTCACTTTCCCGTTAGAGAAAAATTAGGCAGAATAGGCCCAAATAAGGGGCGATCGGTGAAACCGTGGATTAAGTCCACAACTCGCATAcgaaaaaagaataaaatacaCTGTCCAAATTATCCGGGCTTAAAATGCATTTTTAGTTTAGTTGgagaaaataaaattcttaAGGCCCAGGCCTTAATCCCCTTATGctaccaaaaagaaaaagctcTTAAGACCCTAACCTATCTGTATTAGGTGTCCAAAAACCAACCGCTGATCATATTCTCTGATGACTTTTGGATGGTGTTTAGTTTAAGGAAAAGAAGGCAACGTGAAGATTGATCACGCTATCTTAAAAGTCAAAGTGTGATGTGATGACCGATGATGAcagttcttttttctttttcttataaaaatcTCACGTTGAGTGCCGTATCTACATGTCTTGACATTTTTGCACATATATTTAGGGAGATTTTTGCTCTACCCAATCTCATTTTGTCTTACAAAAAATTTGCATCGAACTCGTTTTGTCTTTATTTATGGGTAGTAAAATGCTAAATTCTAACTCGTCTCTGTAGGTACCCGCTCCGTTTCTATCcgattttataattattaaacccaacaaataaaattaaattttaaaaattatataaccattatttacatacataacataaaggtttaattactttaTCTGTTCTTATAGTTTtgcgaaatttttaattaggtccctatatttttttttcttttaattgggtctctacaccaaaattttttttcaattgagtccctatacctttttttttcttttatttgagttcctgcaccaatttttttttaattgggtccctatacaattaagccaattactactaaaagggacctaattgaaaaaaaaatttggtacaggaactcaattaaaaggaaaaaaagtatagggacctaattgaaaattttgcgaaactatagggacaaacagagtaattaaacctaacataaattaaagtaaaaatttaaatatgatacaatattattaatcattttactaattattttatatatattccatatattatatatattgagGCGGGTTTAACCTAAACTTGATTCCGCCCCATCCCGCCCAAGAAACTGCTCTGTTAAAACCCGCTCCAGTATGGGGGCGGGTAATTACCTGTCCCGAACGGGTAGAGGTGGGGTGGGTACCCACGAGTTCGGGTATTGTTGCCACCCCTACACATACTCGTTCGATATTCGTTAGACAAACATATTTTTAGTATCcaattgtatttaaaaaaaattagagatgaTACGACCATTATAACTTGATTACACATTATACATTATAATTTAGCCACAAATGACATACGACCGTTATTAATAACCAAGAATACATCATAATGCTCATGCTCTAATATGCCATAACTGCCCATTAAGTAACAAGCTCAgaaaatataatagtccatatctCATTTGAAATATAAAAGGGAGGTAAGAAGTTGTTCTAGATATAGCAATACAGAACTTATTATATACTTACTAACTTGAGCGTCAAAATCCCTTTTGCAAGTATCCACTTCTATGTTCTCTTACCGCCGAAGTATTACTCAGCCTGACAGAGAGCTTACTATTATTTGCCGAAAAATGAGCTATACCTCAGAAGTCCATCCACACCAAAACAATTGGCACCCATTGTAGGCCTAGAAAAACAAAACCCTTTTTTCTTTAGGTCCCAAAACTTTTAGATTTACACATGGCTAATCAACCTCCTCCCACACCATCCGAGTTTTTTCGGATGGTAACAGAGTTACAACAGGCTAATCAGCGCATGACGGACGAAAACCAAAGAATAATGAACCAAATAGCTGAGTTAACCAATACTCGGATTGCTATTAATGGTGATcacaatgaacaaacaaatgACGAGGAAAAAAATTCTGATCCAACACATGTTTTTGAAACTCAACAACTAGAAAGAGATCAACCAACCAATGAAGACGATGAATTGGACAACACCGTTAGACCATTCACAGCAGATGTCGTGAATTTTCAATTGCCTAGGAACTTTGCATTACCAATGACTTTGACTCTCTATGATGACATAGGTGATCCGAAAAAATACGTCGAAAAATTCTGGTCCATGATGATAATAAACGGTGCTTCTGATCCTATTTTATGTCGTTGTTGTCCTACTTTTTTAGACGACTCTACATTTGATTGATTTTTCTCTTTGCCTGCAGATTCTATTTTACTTTTTGAGGGGCTCGCCGAGTTACTTGAAGATCAGTTCACTGCATCTTCTAAATTTTTACACAACTCCGATTATTTGAACACTATCAAGTAAAAACAACATGAAAGCCTAAGGAAGTATGTTACTCGCTTCACTAAGGTCACAATGTGCATCCCAAACCATCATCCAGAGGTACACCTACATGCTATTAAGAGTGGACTTTGCCCAAAAAAGTTCCAAGAGGCCATCATAGTGGTCAAACCAAGAACCTTGACCGAGTTTTATGAGAAAGTCAAAAGCCAAATGGAGATTGAGGAGCTACGCCAAGCTCGGAGGTCAGAAAAGAGCCAAACCAATAAAGATGACGACAAAGCTCGAGATAACAAGAAACCTTTCCAATTACACCCCATTATGATTCTTATACCCAATTTAACACCAAAAGGGAGAAAATTATCAAAGAAATACTAAATGCAAAACTAATAAACCTTCTCGGAAGGCTGAAAATTATCAAGATCTGAGGAATGTAGACAAGTGAAAATATTGtgctttttcataaaaaatacgGACATACTACCAATGAGTGTGTCGTAGCCAAAGACTTGCTAGAGTGATTAGCTCGGCAAGGACATTTGGACAAATACATCGGTGGCCACATTTAAAAGCGTACAATACATGCAGCCGATCAACCTTCTATGAGACAATCTTCTCGTGAGGACAAAGCAACTCATGCTCAACCCAATCAACCCCAAGGTGTCATTAATTGTATATCTGGGGGTTTTGCTGGTGGCATAACTATAAGCTCGGCTCGTAAACGTACCTACCGAGCTATGCTCGCCGTTGAAGGCGCCATTAACAATCATCTGTCTCTTCCCAACTTCCCAGAAATTATGTTTCAACTGTCCGACTTTCATTCATATGAGATCAACTTAGATGACCTAGTCATTATCTCTATTCAACTGGGAGATCTAATAGTCCACAAAGTGTTATTGGATCCCGAGGGCAGGCCAATGTGATTTTCTACTCAAcatttcagaaaataaaattgagcGATAACATACTACAACTATCCATTGGAGATTTATGAGTTTTCAGGTGAACGAGTCCCTATCTTAGGATCTGTGTGGTTACATACCACACTTGGTGAGAATCCTCTAACCGAAACTCTAGATACTTAATACTTTGTAGTTGATTATTTCAGTCCTTATAACTTAATTTTTGGCCGACCTTTTTCGAATAAGTTC includes:
- the LOC130933106 gene encoding uncharacterized protein LOC130933106 — protein: MLRLKAFRPSTDKIVKIQLHPTHPWMVTADDSDRVSVWNWEHRQVIYELKAGGVDERRLVGAKLEKLAEGETESKGKPTEAIRGGSVKQVNFYDDDVRFWQLWHNRSAAAEAPTAVHHLSSALSSPAPTTKGRHFLVICCLNKAIFLDLVTMRGRDVPKQELDNKSLLCMEFLYRSGVGDGPLVAFGASDGVIRVLSMITWKLVRRYTGGHKGSISCLMSFMAASGEALLVSGASDGLLIIWSADQGPDSRELVPKLSLKAHDGGVVAVELSRVMGGAPQLITIGADKTLAIWDTVSFKELRRIKPVPKLACHSVASWCHPRAPNLDILTCAKDSHIWAIEHPTYSALTRPLCELSTVIPPQVLAPNKKLRVYCMVAHTLQPHLVATGTNIGVIICEFDPRSLPPVAPLPTPSDSREHSAVFVVERELKLLNFQLNNSANPSLGNNSSLSETGRSKGDFFEPLPVKQGKKHISTPVPHDSYSLLSVSSSGKYVAIVWPDIPYFSVYMASDWSIVDSGTARLLAWDTCRDRFAILESAIPPRLPVLPKGTSSKRAREAAAAQAAAAAAAAASSASVQVRILLDDGTSNILMRSVGTRSEPVIGLHGGALLGVAYRSSRRVSPIAATAISTIQSMPLSGYGSSGVSSFSTYDDGFSSYRSPAEAAPQNFQLYSWETFQPVGGLLPQPEWTAWDQTVEYCAFAYQQYIVISCLRPQYRYLGDVAIPYATGGVWHRRQLFVATPTTIEVVFVDAGVAQIDIETKKMKEEQKMKEAQARAVAEHGELALITVDGPQATTEERISLRPPMLQVVRLASFQHAPSVPPFLSLPKQSRVDTDDSWMGREAEERKASEVAVGGGGVSVAVTRFPMEQKRPIGPLVVVGVRDGVLWLIDRYMFAHALSLSHPGIRCRCLAAYGDAVSAVKWASRLGREHHDDLAQFLLGMGYANEALHLPGISKRLEFDLAMKSNDLKRALQCLLTMSNSRNIGNDTTGLGLNDILNLSDKKQDVVEGVQGIVKFAREFLDLIDAADATAQGEIAREALKRLAAAASVKGALQGHELRGMALRLANHGELTRLSGLVNNLITLGLGREAAFAAAVLGDNALMEKAWQDTGMLAEAVLHAHAHGRPTLKNLVQAWNQMLQREVEPTPSQKTDATAAFLASLEEPKLTSLKEAGKKPPIEILPPGMMSLDAPISIQKKPAAAASQNSLTPPGKPLALEAPPTTTATPEGATQQPDSTQQPDSTKQSESTQQSESTPPAPVSDQPPSESTSESTPAPEAAPPEPESGETKVDNVAPTAAPVSATNATASGETAQATPPSNPAPPEAPSPVAEVPSPLAEASETNVSTTGPVNDPFL